A window of the Henckelia pumila isolate YLH828 chromosome 3, ASM3356847v2, whole genome shotgun sequence genome harbors these coding sequences:
- the LOC140893374 gene encoding uncharacterized protein: MMTFSRMVDFRLVLLFLHSCMFVLQSNGATSCGKLECPEYKVVHNDSNGFEIRSYKKAFWIPSPKITSYTYEYAAQKGFTIAYSYFLGNNSQGTKLSMTTPVLVDIQNYHYYTVHLYIPGKYQHNPPSSHSSEMRPATLPPRRFAVVRRFNGEMNNPAIATQLEALKNSLAGTPYQYVAAAATDRFTVAVYYSPLDEPEKPVNEIMLWFG, from the exons ATGATGACGTTTTCTCGAATGGTCGATTTTCGCCTCGTGTTGTTGTTTCTACACTCTTGCATGTTTGTGTTACAAAGTAATGGAGCAACAAGTTGTGGAAAATTAGAGTGCCCTGAATATAAAGTGGTTCACAATGACAGTAATGGTTTTGAAATTAGGAGTTACAAGAAGGCCTTTTGGATTCCCAGTCCCAAAATCACTTCCTACACCTATGAATATGCTGCTCAAAAGGGTTTCACTAT TGCGTACAGTTACTTCCTAGGTAACAACAGCCAAGGAACCAAACTCAGCATGACAACTCCGGTACTTGTTGATATCCAAAACTATCACTACTATACAGTACATTTATACATACCCGGAAAGTATCAGCACAACCCGCCGTCATCGCACTCGAGTGAAATGCGGCCAGCGACACTGCCGCCACGTAGATTCGCCGTCGTCCGGAGGTTCAACGGCGAGATGAACAATCCCGCCATTGCGACGCAGCTCGAAGCCTTGAAGAATAGCCTCGCCGGCACCCCATATCAGTATGTGGCGGCAGCCGCCACTGATCGGTTCACGGTCGCCGTTTACTATTCACCCTTAGATGAACCCGAAAAACCTGTGAATGAAATCATGTTGTGGTTTGGTtga
- the LOC140887305 gene encoding replication protein A 70 kDa DNA-binding subunit A: MPVNLTANAISAINAGDVNSKPLVQVLDIKLIGSTQERYRLLLSDSVATQNAMLATQLNDRVKSAGVRSGSVVQLIDYICSTVQNRKIIVILNMETIITDCEIIGNPKMVSESDSAPQISAPGGAHGYPPAGKNNNIGVQNSVRTNFSNGKTASFQNSGSSIQSYPPTIQPPYQPSPNYKNQGAIMKNEAPARIIPIAALNPYQGRWAIKARVTAKGDLRRYNNAKGDGKVFSFDLLDSDGGEIRVTCFNAVVDRFYDAIEVGKVYVISKGSLKPAQKNFNHLKNEWEIFLEATSSVDLCTDEDASIPKQQFSFRPIGELENAENNSILDVIGVVVTVNPSVPILRKNGMETQRRILNLKDQSGRSVELTLWGDFCNREGQQLQEMVETGLSPVLAVKAGKVSDFSGKSIGTISATQLFVNPDFPEARHLRDWFDHGGKDTASHSISREIMAGGSKNEIRKAITQIKDEGLGRSDKPDWITVKATISFIKTDTFCYTACPIMIGDRQCNKKVTKSGNSRWLCDRCNQEFEECDYRYLLQVQVQDHTGLTWVTAFQEAGEEILGCSAKELYMLKYETEDEMKFLEIIRNCLFTEFLLKLKIKEEIYGDEQKVKITVVKAEKLNYSEESRFLFDVISKFHRTERYNEISYRRY; this comes from the exons ATGCCGGTGAATCTGACGGCGAATGCCATATCGGCGATCAACGCCGGGGACGTGAACTCGAAGCCGCTGGTGCAGGTGTTGGATATCAAGCTAATCGGTTCTACTCAGGAGCGCTACCGCCTCCTCCTCTCTGATTCAGTCGCAACTCAGAACGCGATGCTCGCTACTCAGCTCAACGACCGTGTCAAGTCCGCCGGAGTGCGCAGTGGATCCGTAGTCCAGCTCATCGATTATATCTGCAGCACCGTGCAAAATCGCAA GATTATTGTGATTCTAAACATGGAAACTATCATAACTGACTGCGAGATAATCGGTAACCCAAAAATGGTTTCTGAATCCGATTCAGCACCTCAAATTTCGGCACCTGGTGGGGCTCATGGATATCCACCAGcgggaaaaaataataatattggtGTTCAAAATTCAGTGCGTACTAACTTCAGTAATGGCAAAACTGCTAGCTTCCAAAATTCAGGCAGCAGTATCCAGAGTTATCCTCCCACTATTCAACCCCCTTATCAGCCATCTCCAAATTATAAAAATCAGGGGGCTATCATGAAAAATGAGGCCCCAGCACGCATCATCCCTATTGCTGCTTTGAATCCTTATCAAGGCCGATGGGCTATCAAAGCTCGGGTGACAGCAAAAGGAGATCTACGACGTTACAACAATGCAAAAGGAGATGGAAAGGTGTTCTCATTTGATCTTCTTGATTCTGATGGTGGGGAAATTCGAGTGACATGCTTCAATGCTGTAGTCGATCGTTTCTATGACGCTATTGAAGTTGGAAAAGTATATGTGATATCAAAAGGTAGCTTGAAACCTGCCCAGAAGAACTTCAACCATCTGAAGAATGAGTGGGAAATATTCTTGGAAGCAACATCATCAGTGGATCTTTGTACAGATGAAGATGCTTCCATACCAAAGCAACAATTCTCTTTTAGGCCAATTGGTGAACTTGAAAATGCAGAAAATAACTCTATATTAGATGTCATTGGTGTTGTTGTAACTGTCAACCCGTCTGTCCCCATCTTGAGAAAGAATGGAATGGAAACTCAAAGAAGAATTCTGAACTTGAAGGACCAATCTGGGAGAAGTGTTGAGTTGACATTATGGGGAGATTTCTGCAACAGGGAAGGACAACAATTGCAAGAAATGGTTGAAACTGGATTATCCCCCGTTTTGGCTGTCAAAGCTGGAAAAGTTAGTGACTTTAGTGGGAAGTCCATTGGCACCATATCTGCTACACAGCTATTTGTGAATCCTGATTTTCCGGAAGCTCGTCACTTAAGAGATTGGTTTGATCATGGAGGTAAAGATACAGCTTCTCATTCTATATCTAGGGAAATTATGGCTGGAGGATCGAAAAATGAGATACGCAAGGCCATTACACAGATAAAGGATGAAGGGCTCGGAAGGTCAGACAAGCCTGACTGGATCACTGTTAAGGCAACCATATCTTTCATCAAAACTGATACTTTCTGTTATACGGCCTGCCCAATAATGATTGGGGATAGACAGTGTAACAAGAAAGTGACTAAATCAGGGAACTCACGGTGGCTGTGTGATAGGTGTAACCAAGAGTTTGAAGAGTGTGATTACAGATACCTTCTTCAAGTTCAAGTTCAGGATCATACTGGCTTGACATGGGTGACGGCTTTTCAAGAAGCTGGTGAAGAGATTTTGGGTTGCTCAGCGAAGGAATTGTACATGCTGAAATATGAAACCGAAGATGAAATGAAATTTCTTGAAATTATTCGAAACTGCCTATTTACAGAGTTTCTTCTTAAGCTAAAAATTAAAGAGGAGATATATGGTGATGAGCAGAAGGTGAAGATCACAGTTGTCAAGGCAGAGAAGTTGAACTATTCAGAAGAGAGTAGATTCTTGTTCGATGTGATTTCAAAATTTCATCGCACCGAAAGATACAACGAAATAAGCTATCGGAGATATtag
- the LOC140887306 gene encoding uncharacterized protein, producing the protein MASTSAVSMAMPLTRASQKRQLSADAFLKPLPLRTSKTVKVSKQAGKFVVNASFKEKAVTGLTAAALTASMIVPDVAEAAVSPSLKNFLLSIVAGGVVLFAIVGAVIGVSNFDPVKRS; encoded by the coding sequence ATGGCCTCCACTTCTGCTGTGTCGATGGCGATGCCGCTCACTCGTGCCAGCCAGAAGAGGCAGCTAAGTGCCGATGCCTTCCTCAAGCCATTGCCTTTGAGGACATCAAAGACAGTCAAGGTGTCAAAGCAAGCTGGAAAGTTTGTAGTCAATGCTTCATTTAAGGAGAAGGCGGTTACCGGATTAACAGCCGCTGCGTTGACCGCTTCCATGATCGTTCCAGATGTGGCTGAGGCAGCGGTTTCACCGTCTCTTAAGAACTTCTTGCTCAGCATTGTGGCTGGTGGTGTTGTGCTCTTTGCCATAGTTGGTGCAGTGATCGGCGTTTCCAACTTTGATCCTGTCAAGAGAAGCTGA